The Chrysemys picta bellii isolate R12L10 chromosome 10, ASM1138683v2, whole genome shotgun sequence genome segment AATGTGACACTGGTGCTGCCAGGTATTATCTTTCTGGGACAGGACTAGTAGGTATTTTGTGGCCCACCATAAAGATGTAAACTGTGTAACCGGTATGTTGACTTCACTATCCTGTAGGTGGTGGTTACATATATGAGTGTTTTAGGCCTTACACTTCCTGTGTAAAATgaccttctttttttttctctcttgcatCTTTAGGTAAAGGCGACAGTGTACTGGGAATATATGAAAGCCATTGGACTCTTTATCTCTTTTCTGAGCATTTTCCTTTTTATGTGTAACCACATAGCCGCCCTGGCTTCCAACTACTGGCTAAGTTTATGGACAGATGATCCCATTATTAATGGGACTCAGCAGCACACGCACGTCCGGCTAGGAGTGTATGGAGCACTGGGAATGTCTCAAGGTTTGCCTGAAATTATCTGTTTAAGctattttaaaactaactgaCTGGTTCAAAATATTAAGCCAAATGTTAGAAAGATCAGTGACTTGGTGTGTCCGGCACTGCACAAAGGCTTCCTCAGGAGTCTCTTGCTGCCatgaattttattttgctttttatggGAAGGTTTAAGTAATGGCAATAAATTATTCAGTTAGTGAATTTGGTTTTCTTTTAATGTAATATGCATTCTAGCTTTGTTTCTGATTATGGGATCTGGAATCTTTCGCCTCTGGATGGCTGGTTCAAATCCATCCCAGGTCTGTGATGACTGAAAGTTTCTGCCATCTGATGGTTCTTTGACCCGAATGAAATGAATTGAGTCTCAATCTAGTTCCCAGTGGTCAGGAGCCGCCACCACACCTTTTGATCTTCTTTGGCAGCCTTACTGGCAGTTCTAGAGCAGCAGCCAAGGATTGCCTGAGCCATGTGGACTGCTAAGCTATCCTCTCACTGCTACATGGGTCCTGCCACCTCAGGATTCAGACATGCTGACAGAGTGTCCAGGAGAAGTTTGCACAATTGCTGCCTGTTAAGTCTGTTCTGTGTATAAATAGGCTTTGTCTGACCTGAAAATAAACACCCAATATCCCACTTCTCTTCGGAATTGCCATGTCCAGCCTTGCAATGAGAAATAAACAACTTTTTAAAGTGGAGCAGCGTGTAAGCAGGCCATGTGTGCCAAATAGCCTTTCAACATGTGATTTCAGGGTAACATTTCCTTCGGATGAGCGTACCTTTTTCACTGAAGAATCTTTACTGCTCAGTCCAACTAGTTCAGATCACCATCTGCCTTCTTCAGTGAGGATTGATTGATTTTGAATTTGTGTTGACTAAATTTACTATGGTTTAGATTTCATTGATTACAAACCAAGAATAAACATAATTAGGAAAAACGTTTCTGCtcagggaggaaaaaaagttGTCAACTCGGTTTTCTCTTTCAGGTATTGCTGTGTTTGGCTACTCAATGGCTGTGTCAATAGGGGGGATATTTGCCTCACGACACCTACACATTGGCCTGCTTCACAGTGTCCTTAGGTCTCCAATGAGTTTTTTTGAACGAACACCCAGTGGGAACTTAGTGAACCGGTTCTCTAAAGAGATGGACACTATAGACTCTGTGATTCCTCAGATAATCAAAATGTTCATGGGCTCACTGTTTAACGTCATTGGGGCCTGCATCATCATTCTCTTGGCCACGCCAATAGCTGCCATCGTCATTCCGCCGCTGGGACTTGTCTACTTCTTTGTGCAGGTAAGGAACGTCGGCCATTGAGCTCTCACCAGcctctgtctctcctctccttttGTTACTTCGGTTTTAGATTTTAATGTGATTGTGACTTGAGTTTGACTGACCATTTTTGGATACTATATGACGTGCACTGTGCCTGGCAGGCCCGTCAGCTTGCTGGATTTCCAGTAGCTGAGCATTCTCTACTTTGCCTGTCTCAATAGGACACTGTGTCAAACCATGAATAACTTTTGCTATCATGGATCATTTCATTGTAAATGCTACAAAGAAGATAAtgggaatattttaatataaCTGGACTTAAAGACAGCCTCCTTAAGAATCTAAGGTATATTACATAGAATATTTCTCATTCAGAGCTCTAGTATTGGGGAAAGAAACTCCTATAATTCAAACAATGAGTGTGTGCTTCGGAGAGGCACAGATGTAGAAAATGCAGGTATAGTCAGAAAACTCAGGCTAAAACAGGGAGAGAATAGGATTGACAGCAACCTTTTTACTCCACAGTCTTGCTCCCTGTGTGTATTGTCATACCTGCTTACTTTAGTGGCTAAAAAAAGACTTCACTGCTTTACTCTGGTGATCCCTGCAGAGCCAATACAGCCATGGGAAAGGGAATTGGCTTCTCTTTTTTGACTCCTGTATCAGTGAGTTTGTTCACCAAGTTCTAGTTGTGGAATCTTTTTTCCTGGTGGTGGTGCCTGAGCCAAACAGAactcagcttgactctcagatctcaGACTGAGCTTTCAGGACCAGCATTTGAGGGGAAAATACATCTTCCTGATGTGAGGAAATGTGATCTTCAGCCATTTGGAGATCATAAACAGGAGCACCCACTGCTGTTTTTACCACGCTTCTTAAAAATgcagtcagactagataatcatacaGTTTGTTCTGGTTTTAAAATCCATGAATCAGTGCATTTTCCTAGAAGCAAATTGGATTTCTCTAAGTGATGTGTAGTACTCTTATCCAGAGTAAAAGTCTGGGTGAGAGTTGGCTCCCTTGACTCCCTGTAGTTGTTAATAGTTGAAGTCGTGTCCAGGCTATGCTGCGCCTTTGAACTCAAAGTGTTCTACTCAACTTGATTTCCAGAGATTTTATGTGGCCACCTCTCGCCAGCTGAAACGTCTTGAATCTGTCAGCCGCTCTCCAGTGTATTCTCACTTTAACGAGACTCTCCTGGGTGTCAGTGTCATTCGAGCCTTTGAGGAGCAGACGCGTTTCAAACAGCAGAGTGACTTAAAAGTGGATGAAAATCAGAAAGCGTACTTTCCCAGCATTGTTGCAAACAGGTAGATGGGCGTGAGCGTTGGGTCAGCACATAGAGAGCAGTGGCATAGCGAGGGTGCAGTTCTGCAGTCCTCGCTCCGTTACTCAGGTAcaacccattgatttcagagaaaGTTTTGCTCCTCCTTCGCTTCCTCTATACATTGTTCATTTAGTTGAACTATGGCTGTGTTGGGCACCTGAGACCCAACATGTTCAAGGTTAAAATAGGattttctgccccaaagagttagTTTCACGTGCTTCCGCACCCCATCCTTCTGGAAATGGTCAGACCGCTCCAAATGTGTCAGTTCCCGTGTCACTGGCAAAGGGGATGTGTAGATGTAAATGCCTCACTTGacatacactttaaaaaaacaaaacagatgtgAATTTAAGCATGTTCaccctgaatttttgtttgtttaatcagATATTTCTGGAAAATTGAATCACTTGTCTGTGTCTTACAGGTGGCTGGCTGTCCGGCTGGAATGTGTGGGGAACTGTATAGTCCTCTTTGCGGCGCTGTTTGCAGTGATTGCTCGCAACAGCCTCAGCCCTGGATTAGTTGGACTCTCAGTGTCCTATTCATTGCAGGTAATATACTTCAGAAATCTTTCTGCACTTTAAGACCACATCCCAGTATTAGGATATAAATCTGTAATGGAATTAGAGTTGAGAATTGATCTGTCATCTATAGTCATAAATAGGCTTTGTCACTACAAACTGAATCTCCAAATACTTCATGAAACTAAACAAGTCCTGGAGAGAGAACTAATTTGAAAAGAGATTTAGAGTCCAGGTGGTGTGATAAAGGGCTTTCCTATGTGGGAGGGGCTGTAAGGAGAAACCTTTTGAACCAATGAAACGAAATTGTGATGAGGCACACTGACTCTAGCAGGACAAATGGGCAGCTGGTTTAGGGATCACACTAGTGGCCAAATTCTTGCTCTATACTTACACAGCTCCCACTGCACATGCGTATCTGAGGGTGGAACTTGGTCCCAGTTGTATTTCATAATTGTAGAAGGTGGCTGAGTTGTTCTCATCTCATCCCAGGTAAAGCCAAGTGCTGCGTTTAATGAGCAGATGGCACTTCGGGTTTTCATCTCAATATTGCATGCTAAAGGTTCTTTTATATGTTGATGTCCATTTGTATTGTAAACGCTACATTTAGGAATTCTTTTTCAGGTTACAACATACTTAAACTGGCTGGTTCGCATGTCATCTGAGATGGAAACTAACATTGTCGCTGTGGAAAGAGTCAAAGAATACTCTGAAACGGAGAAAGAGGTACGTTGTGGCTAGTAGGTTCTATACTTATGTCTAAAGGTCTTCCTTGCTATTAACTAATGCTGCAGGCTTGCATTGTACAGTCATTGTCTTTCTAATGGGACAGAAGGGGGACTTTCAATTAGTCAAGCTGCCTCCTAACTGGCTAGACTACTACAGTATTGGTTTCTGAACAAAAGAATTTACGCTAAGGTGTTTCTTGCCATTCCCTAGTGGGCTGAATTTGCGTAGCCCTTACTGACAAGGGAATCCAGAGATACTTGTACTTGGAATTTGCTTTTTAAGTACTAGTTGTTTTCTTCATACTTCATGCTGAGAGTGCCCCCTAGTGGCAGAATGTTAACTTTGCAGGTATTTTTCTTCACTTAAAGCAGttgttcttaacctttactgctgcctgcacccctttggttctcaaaatatattCTCGCACTCCTTATCAAAAATggttgaagtaggtcagttctttaaacctagatatattttttgtttgtatattacagtaatcgttaaatgtataatgttaataaatacataggtttgattaaacaaagtagttgtacttacgtgcctgtgcttaatttgtgttttcgatgatttaccttctaaaaaaatctggcatgtcttgcACCCTCAGAAGGGGCATCTCGCACCCCAGGGGGtgtgtgcaccccaggttaagaaccactgagtTAAAGCATTTGTTTCCTCTATCGCTATTTGCACTTAATttgtgggaaccctttgtcttctgTCTAGTCCGTACCAAATTAACAAATGGAGCTATGCAAAATTCGTTTTCAGTCTGATGACGACTCATGTAAATGTCTTTTGGTCGTGCGTTTCCCCTCTTAGCCTTCTTCCCCCACGTGATTTATTTTCAGCAATGTGTTCATAGGAAGCCCAAACCCTCAAATCAAAACCCAGCTCAGCCTGAGTCATGTCTGGGGTGGGGTACAAACCATTGAGTTTCTCCTCACTCCTTTCCACATGTGGTTCCTCCAAACTAAAATCTGTTGGAAAATTTCCTGATTTTAAGAATGTTTTAATTGGCTCTAGCAATGAACCCACTGGGATCTCCGCTTTAATATAACTGCTGATTAGGGTGAAAACCCTGCTCCGTTTACACACCCACTGAAATCTGAGTCAGAACTCGTTCATTACCACCATGCAAAGTGTTCAGTGTTCTCTGTCTCAGGCAAGCTTCTTATCGTTATAAACCCGGCTCTCTGGGTTGGCACCGCAGTGTGTAACTGTTGCATGACCAGTTTGTCATAATATTTGCTGTCTGTTATTCTCACATCAGCAATTGTAGAGAGACTTATTCCGGGAGGTGAGGCTTGTTTTAGTCAAGACACAAATTTTTCACAACTTTTGAGTCAAATCTTGCCCTTGATTATACCTTGTAACCTCATTGTCTTCAATGCAGCCGAATTTGCCCCTTTGTGATTTTTCCAGTACTGCCCTTTTTGAAAAAGACTTCTGCCCTCTTCTTCCTTATTCAACCCCTGGTGGAGCTATTTCTTCGTTTGCTCAGTCAGATGGGTCAAAAAAGTAATAGATCTGTTAATAATGATCTAGCTGAATGGCTGGGTAATTGTTCTTTCAGGCTCCCTGGTGTATTGAGCAAACTGCTCCACCAGACAACTGGCCTCATGAAGGCAAAGTGGAGTTCAGAGGCTATGGCTTACGTTACCGTGAGGACTTGGATTTAGTTCTGAAAAACATAAACGTTACCATAAATGGAGGAGAGAAGGTAAGTAACATGGCTCGCTGTTTATACCCGCACTTCATTTTATAAGCTGGCAACCTCATGCTTCAGCTGACAATGGGATTTGAGCCCTGAGACTTTCAGCACTAAAAGGATGAGGTTCTACCATTGGAGCTAAAAGATTAAGTCCTTTAGTGGCTGGTCTTTATAAGACAATAAGAGCCCACTACAGCTGCCAGCTAGAATGGGACAACGACCCCTGCTGTGCGTTGTGGGTTACATGTGCTCACTGTTTTCCTGAGCGTGTGCTCTTTTGGTATAGAAATACGAACGAGTGTACTGGAGAATGTGACCTTAaccaatttctttttttattcgACACAAGCAAAATGAAATGGCAAATTTATGAAGTTTAAATTTCACTTACTGctaaaaaacacattttactgACTTGTGCATCCTTTTTTTATGTAAGTTagtagattattttattttaaaataaaatacaaggcAGTTTATATACATATAACCATACAAGCACAAATACAAAAAAAGGCACATGTTGTTTTTATAACTTCCTAATCAGACATGCAACTGAGTATTATGTTAATGAGCACAATTGTATCCTAAATTCAGGTGGAAAAACAAGATCAAAACCTATAGCTCCACAACTGTAGCtataaaacatatatatatatagaaaacgAAAAAATCCTTCAAATGGCGCATCAAAATTCCAATGCACCTGGAAAAGCTTTGGGACTTTTCTGGACAGGAAAATGGAATTGTGGTGAAAATGTGAAGTAGAGAAGTGCTGACAAAGTTCAGATCACATCTGTtcctttcttgtgtgtgtgtgtgtgtgtgtgtgtgtgtgtgtgtgtgtatatgcaccATCGGTtgcatgtgtatgtatatatgtgtgtgtatatatataatgtgcCAACTTAGTTCTCCATTTTCTTAATATAGTTGCTTTGCACTGGGTAGATGTATTGGTCTGAAACTGTGTCCACTTCAGGAGATTCTCGGTGACACTTTGACTTTATCCTTTCCCCAGAATTATTAAACAATAACTTCTTTCTGTGTGCCTTTTAATAGGTGGGAATAGTTGGAAGAACAGGTGCTGGAAAATCCTCCCTTACTCTAGGTTTATTTCGAATCAATGAATCAGCAGAGGGAGAGATTATTATTGATGGAGTTAATGTTGCAAAAATAGGGCTCCATGACTTGCGGTTCAAGATCACCATTATTCCCCAGGTAGGTGCAAAGTTCCTGCCAATACTATAATTGATTTCTTAAGGCTATTGAGGCTGTAATTAACTGGATGCATATTTTATTAATATACCTTATTAGGGTCTGATTGAACAcccagtggagtcaatgggactctttccattgacttcagttgactcTGGATCAGACTTTTGTGCTGGCTTAGGCATGTTTCTCTTGCTTTATGTAAGAAGTCAAATTTGGATGTGACTTGGTTGGCTGCTATGGAGGCAGGATCCAGGGCCTTCTGAAATTACGAACTCATTTAGTTAACTCCTTATAATAGATTTTCAGTAGTCACGTAGGTCCTGATGCTGCGGATTTCTCAGCATGAGTGCAGAGGTCTGACCAGGTAGTGCAGCTGACATGATGTAGACCTTAGCAGGTTTAGAAGCCTCCAGCTCTTCTGGACCAATAGAGGGCATATATAGACTGTATATTACAGGGTGGAGACGTCTCACTAGAATTACACTAGGACTCAATAAATTTCACTCTGTTTTGATAATAACTTGGCAGATCAAGTCTGGTCTCTGTGGTTCACTTCTGTTTAGGAACAGTAAGAAACAACATTAATCATATGGGGATATGGCACAGGGCACTCCAGTTTTGAGGATTTAGGATCATGTTATTGTTTTGGGCTTGATGCCTGCTTATGAAATTGCCACATGACTGAGTCACTTGTCTTTgaattcagtttttaaaactaTTGGGTTTATAAGTTACTAGCTTTTAGTCTATAAGCTTTCCTGCCTATTTATAGTAATGCAAGAAGGAACTGGGTTTAGCTGAATTGCAGAACACCTTTTGCAATTATTTATCTAGGATCTGGGTAATAGGTTTGACGTCGGGATTATATTGCTTTTGCCCTTTTTGATCATTCCATGTTAGCAAAGCTGAAATCTATCACTAATTGCCATAAGAGGAAATGGAATAAGTAGATTGTAGGCATGATGCATTTACTGATGCAGCCAGTTTGGACTTTGAATCTTGTGGGAGTGTATTTTGAAGTTTGTTTTTCACATGccattttatttgaaaaagatGTTTTGGCATTTAAATTGAAGATGTTTCTATATATTCTTTGGTATTGCAACTAGTCTGAGGTTCTTTCTGCAGATGCATTTTCCAAGCAAGAAACGAgtcactttatttaaaaataattaaactcAAAAGATCTTTTGCTATAATTAATTATATTCCTTGGTTTGCTTACAAAATATACCATTTCCTTCGCCATTTAAATGAAATCTCTCTTGAACATTTGCCATATTCTTTGTATGTAGAAGTGTTGAGTGCATGTTATTTTCTGACTAGGATCCAGTATTATTTTCTGGCTCTCTGCGTATGAATCTTGACCCTTTTGACAAATACTCTGATGAAGAAATTTGGACATCTTTGGAATTGGCTCACTTGAAAAATTTTGTTTCGTCTCTTCCTGATAAACTTAATCATGAGTGTTCTGAAGGTGGAGAGAATCTAAGGTACAGTAAAATGCcttatttttcagtgaaaatttaCTGTTAGAACTAAAACTTTTGACAGCATATGAGAAACATATGCTTGTGTGTTTCTCCCACTTTACTTCAGACTACAGGTTCAATATTACTACTTGTGACGTGATTGGTGCAGTACAAACATGAGAGATCCCTGACCCATggaccttaaaatctatctccGACATCAAAACAGACCTAACAATATAAATAAACATTGTAGTTTTTATTCACTGCATAAGACCCGATTATCTTGTGTTGGGGAAACAGAGAAATTTTAATGTGAAATTGCCAAACGAGACAattaagtgtttttgaaaatattttaagctTTAAGCCATGTAAGTGAAAGTACATACTTAAGAAATAGTAAAATATATTAGATTTATATTTATTGGTTTGGGCAATCTTAGGGAAATTTTTGGTTAACTTCAGGCTGCTGTAGTTGCTTATAATTTGGAGAGAAAATTGTACCTAACAAATGCAGgtttcattcatagattcatagattataggactggaagggacctcgagaggtcatcgagtccagtcccctgcccgcatggcaggaccaaatactgtctagaccatccctgatagacatttatctaacctactcttaaatatctccagagacggagattccacaacctccctaggcaatttgttccagtgtttaaccaccctgacagttaggaactttttcctaatgtccaacctagacctcccttgctgcagtttaaacccattgtttctggttctatccttagaggctaaggtgaacaagttctctccctcctccttatgacacccttttagatacctgtaaactgctatcatgtcccctctcagtcttctcttttccaaactaaacaaacccaattctttcagccttccttcataggtcatgttctcaagacctttaatcattcttgttgctcttctttggaccctttccaatttctccacatcttttttaaaatgcggcgcccagaactggacacaatactccggctgaggcctaaccagagcagagtagagcggaagaatgacttctcgtgtcttgctcacaacacacctgttaatacatcccagaatcatgtttgctttttttgcaacagcatcacactgttgactcatatttagcttgtggtccactacaacccctagatccctttctgccgtactcctacctagacagtcttttcccattctgtatgtgtgaaattgattttttcttcctaagtggagcactttgcatttgtctttgttaaacttcatcctgtttaactcagaccatttctccaatttgtccagatcattttgaattatgaccctgtcctccaaagtagttgcaatccctcccagtttggtatcatccgcaaacttaataagcgtactttctatgccaatatctaagtcgttgatgaagatattgaacagagccggtcccaaaacagacccctgcggtaccccactcgttacgcctttccagcaggattgggaaccattaataacaactctctgagtacggttatccagccagttatgcacccaccttatagtagccccatctaaattgtatatgcctagtttatcgataagaatatcatgcgagaccgtatcaaatgccttactaaagtctaggtataccacatccaccgcttcacccttatccacaaggctcgttatcctatcaaagaaagctatcagattggtttgacacgatttgttcttcacaaatccatgctggctgttccctatcaccttaccaccttccaagtgtttgcagatgatttccttaattacttgctccattatcttccctggcacagaagttaaactaactggtctgtagtttcctgggttgtttttatttccctttttatagatgggcactatatttgcccttttccagtcttctggaatctctcccgtctcccatgactttccagagataatagctagaggctcagatacctcctctattagctccttgagtattctaggatgcatttcatcaggcccgggtgacttgcaggcatctaacttttctaagtgatttttaacttgttctttttttattttatccgctaaacctacccccttcccattagtattcactatgttaggcattccttcagacttctcggtgaagactgaaacaaagaagtcattaagcatctctgccatttccaagtttcctgttactgtttctccctcttcactaagcagtgggcctaccctgtctttggtcttcctcttgcttctaatgtattgataaaaagtcttcttgtttccttttattcccgtagctagtttgagctcattttgtgcctttgcctttctaatcttgcccctgcattcctgtgttgtttgcctatattcatcctttgtaatctgtcctagattccattttttatatgactcctttttatttttttgatcgtgcaagatctcgtggttaagccaaggtggtcttttgccacattttctatctttcctaaccagcggaatagcttgcttttgggcccttaatagtgtccctttgaaaaactgccaactctcctcagttgtttttcccctcagtcttgattcccatgggaccttacctatcagctctcggagcttcccaaaatctgccttcctgaaatccattgtctctgttttgctgttctcccttctacccttccttagaattgcaaactctatgatttcatgatcactttcacccaggctgccttctactttcacattctcaacgagttcctccctatttgttaaaatcaagtctagaacagcttcccccctagtagctttttcaaccttatgaaataaaaagttgtctccaatgcagtccaagaatttgttggatagtctgtgccccgctgtgttattttcccaacatatatccggatagttgaagtcccccatcaccaccaaatcttgggcttttggatgattttgttagttgcttgaaaaaagcctcatccacctcttccacctggttaggtggcctgtagtagactcctagcatgacatctcccttgttatttgccccttttagcctaacccagagactctcaacacttccgtctcctatgtccatctctacctcagtccaagtgtgtacatttttaatatataaggcaacacctcctcccttttttccctgtctatccttcctgagcaagctgtacccatccacaccaacattccaatcatgtgtattatcccaccaagtttcagtgatgccaacaatgtcatagttgtgtttatttattagcacttccagttcttcctgcttattccccatacttctcgcatttgtatataggcatctaagatactggtttgatctttcctcccagttttgtcctgactctcctttctctctgccaatatagcccacactccctctcatttccgacccatctccccagtctccatgttccccacttacctgtgggctttgctcacctgtccccgtcgaacctagtttaaagccctcctcactaggttaaccagtctgtgtccgaatagggtctttcctctcctcgaaaggtgaacgccatctctgcctagcagtccttcctcgaatagcatcccgtgcaTTCATAATGCAGCTCggctctgtgagctgaggggtgaaaacattatctagtaACTGCAATACTAATCCTAAATAAACACATTCAATCTACTGATTGTAAATTGGCCACCAAACCAGTTCAAATACAAAACTTTGCTACAGTCTGCACTGTTTAAATGCTATAGTCTGGTGTACTTACACATTACAAATGGTTTCCGTGTATCTTTCTAAAAacgaaagcttttttttttttttaaattgttaccaTTAAGAAGCTGTAGTAAGAGACCCTCTGTTTATAGAGAAGAAATCACAGAACTTGAAGTTAATTCCATATCTAAAGCTTGCTAGACTCTTGGCACCTAAAATTCACAAAAGATTGTACAGGTAATAAAGTTCGGATGTGAAACAAAATATAAGTTTCTTCTTGCAGttaacttttttgtattttttacaaAGTGTCGGACAGCGTCAGCTGGTGTGCCTCGCTCGGGCTCTACT includes the following:
- the ABCC1 gene encoding multidrug resistance-associated protein 1 isoform X8: MENGVLANEATGKPILRQLSNSSTYSGETGKSPNQTSTTELQKAPAEKNAWKLTEADTAKTGRVKATVYWEYMKAIGLFISFLSIFLFMCNHIAALASNYWLSLWTDDPIINGTQQHTHVRLGVYGALGMSQGIAVFGYSMAVSIGGIFASRHLHIGLLHSVLRSPMSFFERTPSGNLVNRFSKEMDTIDSVIPQIIKMFMGSLFNVIGACIIILLATPIAAIVIPPLGLVYFFVQRFYVATSRQLKRLESVSRSPVYSHFNETLLGVSVIRAFEEQTRFKQQSDLKVDENQKAYFPSIVANRWLAVRLECVGNCIVLFAALFAVIARNSLSPGLVGLSVSYSLQVTTYLNWLVRMSSEMETNIVAVERVKEYSETEKEAPWCIEQTAPPDNWPHEGKVEFRGYGLRYREDLDLVLKNINVTINGGEKVGIVGRTGAGKSSLTLGLFRINESAEGEIIIDGVNVAKIGLHDLRFKITIIPQDPVLFSGSLRMNLDPFDKYSDEEIWTSLELAHLKNFVSSLPDKLNHECSEGGENLSVGQRQLVCLARALLRKSKILVLDEATAAVDLETDDLIQSTIRTQFEDCTVLTIAHRLNTIMDYERVLVLDKGEIVECDSPTNLLQKKGIFYSMAKDSGLV
- the ABCC1 gene encoding multidrug resistance-associated protein 1 isoform X9, with protein sequence MSSEMETNIVAVERVKEYSETEKEAPWCIEQTAPPDNWPHEGKVEFRGYGLRYREDLDLVLKNINVTINGGEKVGIVGRTGAGKSSLTLGLFRINESAEGEIIIDGVNVAKIGLHDLRFKITIIPQDPVLFSGSLRMNLDPFDKYSDEEIWTSLELAHLKNFVSSLPDKLNHECSEGGENLSVGQRQLVCLARALLRKSKILVLDEATAAVDLETDDLIQSTIRTQFEDCTVLTIAHRLNTIMDYERVLVLDKGEIVECDSPTNLLQKKGIFYSMAKDSGLV